The genomic interval CATTCCTCACCGTTGTAGGCCTCCTCCCTGCTTTATTTAGAGCACTTATCATGGTCTAACTCTATGTCTCTTAATTCTCAATTCTGTTGACTGTCTCTGTCTCCTCTACTAGAACATCAGCTCTTCAAGGGCAGGGACCTATTTTGTCACTGTCATACCCTCAGAAGgtgctcagtatttgttgaatgaatgaatgttctaAAGAAACAAATACTTACCCCCATCCCCAAACAGGTATAGATGTAAAATTCATAACagcataatttataattataaaaatcagaacCCGACATGCCCAGAGAATACCTCAGCAAATTAGAATATAATGACACCAAAAAATGCCAAGTAgccattaaacattaaaaatttaatgaaaacatttataaatcaaGTGAAGAAATATAATAGCATATCATGCAAAAAATGTTTTGTGGTGCCTTACCCATTCAGAACTGCAGCTCATGGGAAGCTGTATAAATACCAACGTATTAATAAAAGAATCACTGGATTCTTTCATGACTACTTTCTTTTAAGTTacactcaattttaaaatattctatcaaGTCTGCAGTATTTTGAGAAGAAAAGCAGCTACTGTTTCAATGGGAAAACTAACACAATAGTTAGTATGACTTGAGGAGCGGGGTGATAAATTGTTCCCTTTTGCAAAgactaaaaaatgtttaaaaaaagttaaaattcaacAATGGATATGAAACTTCCTTAGTCCCTGCAAAGCAgtgttattttcccattttatttatttttaaaatcagattcttTGTGGTATAAtgtacatacaataaaatgtaccCATTCTAAGAGAATACTCAGAGGTGACCTTGACTGAAGGGCTGAGTGTGGCAAGTGGCATCTACAGGATGCTGGGGAAGAGCTCACCGCCTTCAGTCTTCACAGGTGAGGGAGGCACTGGCTCTTCCCCAAGGTCCTAGCCTACCTGGCAGCAAGAACATTCCTTCCCCCCCTCACCAAGGCCATGCACACCTGTGCCCTACATGGGGCCTTGTGTGGCCAAGGCCAGGGTGCCGGGCCCGCGATGGCTTGGTCTCCTTAGCATATGGGCCAGGTGCTCAGCTACAACAGAAACAAGGAGAGCCAACTTGTGAGCTGGGCAGGAGCCTGCCTCTGGTTTCCATGAGGGTCAGTCAGCAAGCGTGGACTTCAGTCAGGCCTCCGTTACTAGCGGCAGGCTCTACAGCTTTGAGCATGCTTCCAAACCTCTCGAAGCCTATTTCCTGACTGGactgaagaagaaaatactttttcagGATGaaggtgaaaattaaatgagacaatccaCAGGAAGCCATGAGGTGGGAACTCACTTTGTGCCGGCCACGAATATCCTGGTTGTCACTTTGGACACCTGCCATCCAGGACTGCCTCCACACCCATCCTGGCTCTGAAAGGCACCAcaaccaaaaatgggcagtaggGGCTAAAGCGTGTTTACGAGGAAGGCTCCAGAGGACCCATTTCACCCAGTTCAACATGCAGCATCTCAGCTGAGGCAGGGCTGCAGCTTCTTCATGTGTTTTCTAAACAGGGCCCAGGGGAACAAAGGCAAACCATCACAGCACCATTCCACCATCCCTGGGTCACAGTGGAACTGCCAGTCCACAACAAAGGTGTAAAGATCCATTTCTGCTCAGTTGCTTTATCTTTCACAACTAAAAATAGTCCAAGGTAGCTTCAGCTGCCCCTAAATCAGGTCACAGAACAGCAGGAGACATTCCTTTGGCAAAAAAGGACACATTCTTGTCCTGTATCTTGTACTGGTAAGTGAGGCTCCGATCTCGCTGGGCTGTGGGCTCTGATGGTCTCCTCCACAGGATCCTCAGCTAAGTGACAAAGAGaagagtgaaagaggaaaggcaTCCCCAAATACCTGCTCCATTGTGAACCCTTCCTGCCTCATCGGTGACCTTCAATTGAGGTCATGCACCATGCAGTAATAGGACCGACTTCCAAAACAAAGCTTATTACCAGACacctaaaaataaatgtttccccTCCATTACAATAGTAATATTTGCTCATTACAGAAAACATGAGagacaaagaaaagtaaaaggtaggaaaaaaaccATCCAGAGAGgaaccattaaaatatttttgtgcattTCCCTTTAGTCTTTTCTGTGTGCACGGTTTTGTACTTTTTGGCTAGATGAATTTTGAAAATCAACACAACAGAATGTGTACACTCAATTCCGAGGCTCAGGAAGACTGGACATTTGTCTCTAGTGACTAGAAAGCTCTGGGGGACTGACTGGCTTCAGAGTCATAAGCTGCCGGCAGAAGCTTCTCCTCAGGCTATGCCTGGGGCGCGCCACCAGCACAGCATCTCTGGGCCTGTGCTTTGTTTTCGACACCGACTCTGAACGACTCTGGGCCAAAATGCCCACCCACCCTTAAAGGGTCAAAAGTGGTCAACATGAAGTTAACCTGGACGAGGTGGTAAAGGCTTTGGGGTGATCCCAAAAGAGAAGTTTCAGAAGGCAGAGAACCACGGCAGCCCCTGGGCATGGGGAGAACCTGACCTCCCTCCCAGGGCAGGACTCAGCTTCTACCTAAGTACTCCAAACATGCCAGGCAGAGGCAGCAGTGGGGGCGGCAACGCCAGCCAGGGGAATGGCCTCCCCAagtctctattttattatatttttattaaaaaaatttttttttggctgcattgggtcttcattgttgcaagcaggctttctctagttgcagcgagcagggctactctagttgcggtgcgcgggcttctcattgcggtggcttctcttattgcggagcacgggctctaggtgcgcaggcttcagtagttctggcacatgggctcagtagttgtggctcgcgggctctatagagcgcaggctcagtagttgtggcacacgggcttagttgctccgcggcctgtgggatcttcccggaccagggctcaaacccatgtcccctgcattggcaggcagattcttaaccactgcgccaccagggaagtcccaagtctctATTTTAAAAGGAACGGTGTTGGCCTGAATATACAAAGCCTGCTGTGGTCCTGCAGAGGAATTCCGCTGTTTACGGCCTTCCCCtgtagacagccatcttctcttCAGGAGCTCCCCTTTGGCTGCAAATGGACTACCATGGAAAACCTGCCTTGGTGCATGGAGCCAAACTGGGGCGGACTCTGACCTGCATTCACAAACTTCTGAGGCTTCCCTTCCACCTGAGGGCAAGACCCAACCAGACCACCCCACAGCCGGACACTATCCCACGGGCAGCCTAGACTCGGGAAGCGAGCAGCTCCCAGTGAGCCCCAGTCCCTGCGCACCTGCCCATGCACGTCCTTGCAGAAGCCGGTGGCCAGGCCTTCAGCCCGCAGTATCAGGTGGCTCTGGTGACCGAGGCCATTCAGCAGGATGTCATTCTCCTCGTCCTCGGCATCTCCACTGTCGTGCACAAGGGCCACTACATTTCCCTGCAACAGAGACCATGATGGAGACCGATGGGAAGGGACGCCAGGACCAGGGTGTGCTGGGCTCTCAGAGCCTCCACTGCCCTGCATCCCTCTCACAGATCAGCCTCCCAGCTGTAGCATCCGCTTTGTGGGAAGCACCCGTGCCTGGACTCCAGGACCATAACTGCAATCATCTGCTGGATAGTCTCACCAGCACATCCAACCTGTACTTCCAGCTCAATTCATCCACAAGCGAGGAATAGTGTCCaattgttaaaaagaataaagcagatCTGTGTGTTCTGTTTTGGGGCAATGGAGAGCAAAACGTACTGTGTGTTAGTAAAGGAAAAGAAGTACCAAACCGTGTGAATGGTAGGTTACCAATAATGTGAAGAAAAATGCAGGGAAACAAGTGTACATACAAACGTGTTCGTGACTGCATAGACTCTCTGGAAGGATATACAACGGAGGAAAAGAGACAGTTACTTTTGGCTAAAATAGCCTTTATACTgtttatatcttccttttttctttactgaACTATTCCCAAGTTTTACTTTTTCAACTAAAAGAAGTATTTTTACAAAAAGAGGTTGGTAGTGGGCCACAGAGCAGGCTGAGCTGCAGCAGCTGACTCTGACTGCTTCACTCTCTCCACAAGCCCCAATGAACTGTGTCCTCCAAGCCCCATacatttcctcctccttcccttctctccccatcaCCCTGGCACCTGGCCCTGTGACTGTAGCCAGGACGGCCTCAGAAGGTCCCCTGACCCCAGCTTCCAGGCAGAACCTTACAGGCAGGAGGTGAGCAACATGCACTGCTGGATCCACACACCCCTGGCCAACCCATTTACCCCCTCCCCACTGCTCTGCACCCAGCCTGGCCCTGTGGGCCACACGCTGAGCTGCCGTGCTACAAGCTTCCCCTCACTTAACTCCTGAAGTCTGGTTCCTGGGAGATGGGCACCACAGCTGTTCCTATTTTGTTAAAATCTCTAGTATGGCAGAATTTCTATTTTTGCCTCACCACTTGACAGTGAAGGTTACACCCTATCCCTGTATTGCACCTCACAATTTTCATattggttttttggggttttttttggctgcaccttgcagcatgcaggatcttagttccccgaccagggatcgaacccgtgcccctgcagtggaagcacagagttttaaccactggaccgccagggaggtcccttcacctcacaatttttttttttcacctcacaatttttaaagcagttttacaCCCATTATCTCAGCCAACCTTCAAAACACACTCAGAGCGATATGACAGCGCGTGGCAGAGCGGGGACAGCCTCAGTACCGCAAATGACCAGCCCCGTTAAAGACAGTGCCGGGCACCCTTTTAGTTTTCAGGGCCTTATTTTTCATCAGTGGCAGGTAGTGGAGAGCAAGGTGCGTTGACTGAAAGGTTCCTGGGCCTGCCAGGGTAAAGCCAAAGCCCCAAGGAATTAAACAGAAAAGATCACTGCATGCAAGTGAGGCCTGGGCCTGTCGGCCCGTACGGGTCACAGGCAGGAGCGCAGGGAGCAGGCCCGTGATTACCTTCCATTCCCGACACACGGTGGCCCTGCAGTAGTGGATGAAGTCCAGCACCGCCACTGCCCCCACGCCCAGGCTTAGCAGCACACTGAGGTCGTCCACCAGCAGCACCGGGCACCTCCAGGCAGCCTCCCCACTGTCCACGGGCTTCAGGGCCTCCTGTACAAACTCATACAGTGGCTGCAGATTCCCAGAGTTGGCCTCCCTGGGACACAGGGCAAAAGTTACCAGAGAGCTCACGTGCTCTACAAGTGTTTATGAGACTGCGCAGCACCGCAGGAAAGGgttagggggagggaaggaactgGATGCCAGTCCTTGGCACCAAGGGGCTCACGATCTGGCTGGAAAGAAAAGGCACGCATGCACACGTGAGTACATTTACTTCAGTTCAAATATTCCCTGAGGCCTACTAGGTACAAAGCACTGTGCTAAAAACTGGCGGACACAGAAATAAACAGCCCCCGAGGCTCATACAGCCTCTCAATCCAAGAGCATAAGGCATCTGAAAGACTCATTGAGACTGGGCAGGAGAGGCCTTCCCGGGAGGTCACAATTGGCTATGAAAGTTAAGCAACGGTTCAGGTGTCCTGGGGGTTAGGGCAGCAGTCTAAGGGCTACCGGTGTGCTCGTGTGCGTACCAGGTCCAACCTGTTTCTCACACACATGGCCCTGCTACCTCCATCTCCCCAGTGACTACAGCAGTTGTCTCCCAGCAATAGCTCGGGGCCCGGGGCCCAGGCACTAGCCCTACTGCCCCACACTCCAGGGCTGAGCCCCACTGACAGCAGGGACAACAGTGCCCTACAACCTGGGCTCAGGTGTAAACCAGGCCCACGCATTCAGACAAAGACACCCGGGTTCAGAGATGCGAAGGGCTGTGCCCCAggccacacacacagagtcaggaCACGTGGCCTTCTGACTCCACACTGAGCCCGGCCACTATGGAAGGCTGAGTCTGAGGGAGGCCATAGCGGGGAGAGGTCCCGTACAGACTCCCTGGGGTGCAGGAAGCGCAGCAGCCAGGTGAGGCATCTGCTACATCTGGGACTGATGCTCATGAAAGACAAGAAGCAGGAACACCAACCTGCAGGcaacaaactttttcttaaagggccaacagtaaatattttaggcttgtgggTCATACGGTCCCTGTCTCAACTCTCACCTCTGATGCTGTAGTGCCAGACAGCCAGGGACAATACGCGAACAAACAAGTGTGGCtattccaacaaaactttatttaccaaaCCAGGTAGCTGGCCCATGGCccgtagtttgctgaccccgTATCAAGCCAAGAACAGAACAGAGGTGTGTGCTAGGGCTCTGAGCCAGGGTTGGAAAAACCAGCAAAGCACACTGTTCTGCCACATGTCCAGCAAATAAGGCTTTCTATCGCTTCAGGGACAGCCACACACCCTCTGGCCCACGGTCAGAGCCAAGGACCTTCCGATAATGCTGTGACACCAGGGAGGTATCTGACTCCTGAAGCCAGCTCTGCCCTCCCATACACTGAGGAGAAGGAATCACACAGCAACCCTGGGCTGGGCCTACCTGCCAGGTGTGCTCTGGGCTGGGTCGTGGGCTGACTGACCTGAGGAACTGCAGGGGGTGTGGCTCCTCCTGAGGCCGAAAGAAGACGTCCACGGCAGACTTGAGACCCTCGAGGAACACGAGCTGCCCGCATTCCCGCGCTGTGGTCAGGCTGACACCCTACACCCGACGGAGAGGCGAGTGAGTTCCTGCACCTTGCGCGGGACCCATCAGAGAGGCTAGACTCCAGCTCACGAGAGGGCTCCAGACACGTTCTGAACCCTGCAGACGTGTGCCTGTCCACCCTCCGGAGGAGCCCATGTCTTGCACCCCTGGGTGTTCCCAACACACGATCCCTGTTCTGCTTTCAGATGTGCATTTACATTTAcctgtcacattttttttttaatttactttcttttgcttatatatttatttttatgattaccCAGTACtggtttttaatttataatagtaatataaagtttcttttttaaaggcatgtagttacaaaattttaaaaacagtaagtgggggggtggtggtgggatgaattggaagattgggattgacatgtatacactaatatgtataaaatagataacttgggcttccctggtggcgcactggttgggagtccgcctgccgatgcaggggacatgggttcgtgccccggtctgggaagatcccacatgccgcggagcagctgggcccgtgagccatggccgctgagcctgcgcgtccagagcctgtgctccgcaatgggagaggccacaacagcgagaggcccgtgtaccgcttaaaaaaaaaaaaaaaaaagataactaataagaacctgctgtataaaaaaaataataaaattcaaatattaaaaaaaaaatacagtaagtaaataataacagtaaagaCGGTGGCAGGATGACATTCTCTGccgcaactactcaactctgctaccGTAGAGCAAGAGCAGCCATAGACCATTTACGAACAAATGGGgctggctgtgttctaataaaactttatctacaaaaaacaggggggcttccctggtggcgcagtggttgagagtccgcctgccgatgcaggggacacgggttcgtgccccggtctgggaggatcccacatgccgcggagcggctgggcctgtgagccatggccgctgagcctgcgtgtccggggcctgtgctccgcagtgtgagaggccaaaacagtgagaggcccacgtaccacaaaaacaaacaaacaaacaaacaaaaaaaaacagggggTGCAGGCTGTGGTTGGTCAACCCCTGCTCTAGACCAGCACTTCTTAAATATAGGTCTTCATGAAACATGCAATTAAGAATCTCTTGAGATACCTGATTAAAATGCAGACCCCTGAGCCCCACTCCAGATCTCCAGAACCAGAAGCCTTGGGGGCAGGGCCCAAGAATGTGCATTTCAACAAACACCCAGACATGGTGACACCATCTAAATGTGCAACCCACCGTTCTGTCTGTGCAGAAACAGGTAACATGGAACTCCTCAGACTCCTCATGCCCCTAGACCAGGCCTCAATCACTCATTCATACACCAGAGTTCACTATATGTAACACCATTAGCAACAGTAGCCACCCTGGCAGAGAGAAGGATTCCTGATCATCACCTTTGCTCTCACTCATTACCATTCGCCTGATGTAAGAACAATAATACACCAAGAGCATTGAAGCTCACGCTCTAGTACTTTGCACACCCAGTGCTGTGCATGTCATTCCTGCCGTGTTGATGATTCCAAGGTAACAGAAAAAGCAGCCAAAGTGGATATGAGAATACACaactttctcatctataaaaactGATGTTAGGGCCACAGACATGCCTCACAGACCTGGAATGCAATACATGTTCGTGACATGACAGTGCTCCCTGAGCTCATGATCTGACCTCTGACACAGGAACTTCTCCCTTCCCTGCAAAGGATGAGAAAGAGCTTAcccttctctcactctctcattGTTTTCTCCCCATCAGAGAAGAGGCAGTGATGTGGCCCAATAGTATGATGGGCACTTCAAAGATCACTGCTGATGGGTGGCCTggttctctccctctctgaggCTGACCTAatcaaaacaaacagcaaaaacacactacaagggacttccctggtggtgcggtggttaagaatctgcctgccaatgcaggggacacaggttcgagccctggtccgggaagatcccacgtgccgcagagcaactaagcccgtgcaccacaactactgagcctgcgtgccacaactactgaaacccgcgcacctagagcccatgctctgcaacaaaaagaagccaccgcaatgagaagcccgcgcactgcaacgaagagtaacacttgctcgccgcaactagagaaagcccgcgcacagcaacaaaaacccaacgcagccaaaaaataaattaaattaaaaaaaaatcctagcaggactttaaaaaaacaaacaaacaaaataacacacTACAATAACAACCCAGTAAATTCACCAGGTCACAGGTCACAAGTAATGGGCCAAGCCAGGCCAGGAGGTTCATCAGCCTCTGggccatcttattcttgcttggctgcatctaatgagatgaggGGCAAACCAAGATGAGGTAAGGGGCACATGATAAAAGCGCCTGCCTCTCCCCACATTTGGGTCCTAAGCCCTAGACTTAGGGAGACACAGTGGGAGGCACTCACCTTGGCAGCAGACCAAGCTGTGATCTCTCTCACTCACTAGGAACAAGATTAAAGCTCACACCGAGAAGGAGAAAACCTTAACTGGTCCAGACTCAACAAAGAAGGGTTTGATTAATTAACAACAGATCTGGGACTTGCCTCGTGGGGCAGTGGATaaaactccgtgctcccaatgcagggggcccgggttcgatccctggtcagggaactagatcccacatgcttgccgcaactgagagttcacatgccgcaactaaggagcccgcctgccgaaactaagacccagtgcaaccaaataaataaataaatatttaaaaaaaacacacaccagATCTGGTTCTACAAACTTTATAAATTAACAAAACACGTAGAGATGCTGCCTTAGCCCTTCAGAGAAGGGGTTCAGGATTCCATGATTTCCTTATTCCCTCCCTTGCTAAATTCTCCACAACCCaaacagggaagcccagcctccaCAACCCaaacagggaagcccagcacactcacacatgcctggcacacacactcactcaggGATCCCATCATGGagttctaaaatatttaccagcTTCTGTCCCACGATATTGTAGTGACTGAAGGACTGGATGAGTGCCACAAAGCAGACTTTACAATtagctggaaaataaaataaaataaactgatttttaataaaGTCTCTACTTACAATCAGTCTCGTATACGTCATACCTCTGGAAACAAAAGCAATGAGGCAGATCTAGAGAACCGAGGCCTTGCAACCTGACATACCCAATTTGATTCTAAGATGTACTTTTTTTCGTATTTAATAATTATACCTTATTTCATTGATTCTGAGATGTACTTCCTCTGTGAGAGGTATTACTAGGAATCTTAATTTGTTCCACTGAAAATAaatagtggtttttaaaaaattatatttttctaattgcttgttggtgtacagaaatacaatggattttTTAAACTAGTCTTATACCTAAGAGGAGACAAGGGGAGCACAAAGAAGCTCTAGCTACCTTATGAACataattaattctaataatttatctgTAGATTCTCTTGGTCTTTATAAGCTGACAATAACATCATCTGGAAAGGAAGATAACTTTCAAAGCTGTAAATTATTACAATTAAGAATGCCAAAGGTCTACCGTGTTTCCTGGCCTGGCTCAGCGGGGACTCAAGGAGAATCAATAagtctttttttcatttggctgTTTTCTTCTTCTAATCAATTTCTGTGTGTGAATTGCAGTGGCCATGCTGTTTTCTTCCCTGTGTTCTTTAGGAAGCATCTACTGCCAGGGCAAAGTGTTAATGGGTCAAGTGCCTAGAGACTTCAAAATAGACAAGGACCAAGGAGCAACTAAATGAGAAGACCACACAAGGACCTCAGGGAGGCAGTGCCTATGCAGGACGTGGAGAAGTGGAAGGCGGGACTGGATACAGGGAGCACATGCCACTCTCTGGCAGAGTAGGAGATGGAACCAGATGGTCCAGTAATCAGTTACCTGATAAACAGACATCTGGCTGCCTGAACACCAAAGCCCTGGCTAGTTAATACGATTCCTATTGCTTCCTgaatcagccttttttttttttttttgccttgggttttctttttctacagtCCATACCTTTGAGATAGAAGGAGAGAAAGTGGTGCACAAGGAAACTGCCATCTGTCTTGGCATCACAGAGTAGAGTCAGTTTCCCCTAAAAGTTAAGAAGAACACAAAAAGATGAATTAGACTCCCAGGAAAGAGGTCAGCTGAGTGTCAAAATCTAGTCGGTTGTATCCACCCCTAAATTTCTACACCTGGAgactctgcgtgtgtgtgtgtgtgtgtgtgtgtgtgtgtgtgtgtgtatttaaccacaaaaagaagaaaataagtcaaAATTATGGAAAAACCAATAATTAAAATGATTGGTATTAAGTCACTCATTATGGGCAAGCATATCTCAACCTCATAATTCCCAAGGCAATAAAGAACAGAATCCCTTCTCTTCCTCAACAGTCTTGGAGAGAATTAAATCCTGAACAAAGGAAGCTTTTATCATGGAATCCAACAAAAATCACTGACTGCCAAGATTTTAAGGGGTCTTCTAAATAGTCATCTGATCCAGCTTCCTCCCTATTTCTAATCCAGCTTCCTCCCTATTTCTAATCCAGCTTCCAATTCTGTCCCCTAAGTAGGGGAGAGTGAAGAAGTAGTTGTTGACAGAGGCTTCCAGTATCAAAGTCCTCCTCCCAAAGGCCCTGGAAAGTGCTTCAGGCAGAGCTTTGATCATGGAAAGCCCTGGAAAGACCTCTAACAATGGTCTCTGCAGGGCCTGGCTGCCCTGCTCCAGCCACCCCTAGTTCCTTCTCAGTGACAGGGAAGGTCGTCTCTGTgctgttgtgatttttttcacttataaacTATGAAAGATCACACTAGCAGAACTTGAGGGTTAACCCTAGCGCCATCTGTCATTTCCTGGTGCCCACTTCTATCCTCCATTCCCTGCGGCCCTGGGCTTGGACTTTGGAGGTGCTAGTAGTAACTGGCAAGGTAACCAGCGCCATCTGGAGGCTTGGGCAGAGAAGAACTGCTGGGCAATTAAGATGCACAAGTATCCATTGAATACTATTTGCCAGGCATTAGGGAGTCATAAAAAGGCTTTCACACTTGGTCCCTTGTCTTTCTGGAAGAGCTTACCATTTCATCAGAAAGACAACAGCTATGAAATAAGTCAGGTATACTCCTAGGGGAGGTAACCCTTGGGCGAAAGCGTGGAAATTTTCGAAATGCCCTAGAGtgtgagaaggagggagaagaaaacaaGAGTAGCGAGCCTGTGGTGCCAAAGGTGGACTCCTACAATCCAACGTTGGCTGAGGGCAGCTTCAAAAAGCACTATTCGAGAACACGAGGAGGAAGAGGAGCAGCAGCATTCACTGCGATCTGCCGAGCGCTCCCGAGccagagggaggctcagggtgGTTAAGAAGCTGGTCCCACGTGATGGGTGGAGAGTCgaactctcctctcctctcctctcctctcaggCAGCCTCTTTTGGGGCGCCGGAACTCCCACCACACTGAACACTCAAAGGGCTCGCCCAGTACACGTCTGTGAACTTAAGCCAATCCAAACGTTGGACATGCTTCCTATGGACTTTCAAGGGCACGCACGACCTTTGAGAAGGCGCCAGATGCCCACCT from Delphinus delphis chromosome 10, mDelDel1.2, whole genome shotgun sequence carries:
- the ELP6 gene encoding LOW QUALITY PROTEIN: elongator complex protein 6 (The sequence of the model RefSeq protein was modified relative to this genomic sequence to represent the inferred CDS: inserted 1 base in 1 codon) — its product is MFVFCSARGRASSPVWVADAARASSSVGHAAGARQAVLSGGPRPGRESGQGKEEETGLLGLRWGEAPAGDPQVRSRTSQRPGPPTGCASPRVRRMRPGSRRPPDWLRPAPRSGVAHVRSFRAVLWHGFCSSASAVSAAAPXSRLGCSFPLLGMFPELNNLLNTTPDQAEQGKLTLLCDAKTDGSFLVHHFLSFYLKANCKVCFVALIQSFSHYNIVGQKLGVSLTTARECGQLVFLEGLKSAVDVFFRPQEEPHPLQFLREANSGNLQPLYEFVQEALKPVDSGEAAWRCPVLLVDDLSVLLSLGVGAVAVLDFIHYCRATVCREWKGNVVALVHDSGDAEDEENDILLNGLGHQSHLILRAEGLATGFCKDVHGQLRILWRRPSEPTAQRDRSLTYQYKIQDKNVSFFAKGMSPAVL